Proteins encoded together in one Vulcanisaeta thermophila window:
- a CDS encoding DNA-directed RNA polymerase: MFRILTIEDYIRIPPTRFGEPLDKVALEELWSYYVGRVERDVGVYVAIFDVEVSKRGIVVFGDGATYNKVRFKALVYVPLMNEVVEGEVVRTEDFGAFVRVGPVEALVHRTQMMEDNVVLYDKQSGAFVGERSRRRLGRGDVVRARIIGVSYTGAGGRDVVRVSLTLRQPLLGRLDWIEEQLSSAKKKAQAKAQQK, encoded by the coding sequence ATGTTTCGTATCCTCACCATAGAGGATTACATTAGGATTCCACCCACTAGGTTTGGTGAGCCCCTGGATAAGGTGGCCCTTGAGGAGTTGTGGAGTTACTACGTGGGTCGTGTTGAGAGGGATGTGGGTGTTTACGTGGCCATCTTCGATGTTGAGGTTAGTAAGCGTGGTATTGTGGTTTTTGGTGATGGGGCTACGTATAATAAGGTTCGCTTTAAGGCCTTGGTCTACGTCCCCCTAATGAATGAGGTGGTTGAGGGTGAGGTGGTTAGGACCGAGGACTTTGGGGCCTTTGTTAGGGTGGGTCCCGTGGAGGCTTTGGTTCATAGGACCCAGATGATGGAGGATAACGTGGTCCTTTATGACAAGCAGAGCGGTGCCTTCGTGGGTGAGCGTAGTAGGCGTAGGCTTGGTCGTGGGGATGTGGTTAGGGCTAGGATAATCGGCGTGAGTTACACGGGTGCTGGTGGTAGGGATGTGGTTAGGGTTAGCCTAACCCTTAGGCAGCCCCTGTTGGGTAGGCTTGATTGGATTGAGGAGCAATTGAGCAGTGCCAAGAAGAAAGCCCAGGCTAAGGCTCAGCAGAAGTGA
- a CDS encoding SelT/SelW/SelH family protein, with protein sequence MTTNIKITYCRPCGFQGRAIKLADDLLRELGSMGITVTLEPGSGGVFDVYVNNELIFSRHREGRFPESSELVRIIKGLITSAEP encoded by the coding sequence ATGACCACGAACATAAAAATAACCTACTGCAGGCCCTGCGGGTTCCAGGGGAGGGCCATTAAATTGGCCGATGATTTACTAAGGGAGTTGGGCTCCATGGGCATCACCGTCACCCTGGAGCCAGGGAGTGGTGGTGTATTCGATGTTTATGTGAACAATGAATTAATATTCTCAAGGCACAGGGAGGGTAGGTTCCCAGAGTCCAGTGAGTTAGTAAGGATCATTAAGGGGTTAATCACTTCTGCTGAGCCTTAG
- a CDS encoding acetate--CoA ligase family protein, producing the protein MSLDELINPRSVAIIGATDREGSVGFEITRNLVTKFKGNIYLVNPSKGEIMGLKVYRSIEEVPHGVDLSIIVTPAHTVPEIISQCVNKGVKAAIIISGGFSEVGEEGARLEREVLRRAQGRLRILGPNCIGVYNAYNGLDTFFINPQRMERPKPGPIALISQSGAVAAAILDWAARRGIGIGLAVNYGNKIDINEAELLEYFARDPRVRVIVMYMEGLKYPGEGRKLMETMKRITKVKPIVVYKAGITKSSGRAVKSHTAALAGSYEMYRAMFRQAGAIEANNLTDAFDMAKALATQPLPRGNRVLVITDSGGAGVQAVDNLEAVGLSVPELPQETQELLSKVLPPFAAKSNPIDLTGSATDEMYRHVINTVLPTDMVDMALIIAQMQLPGMTPGLAEYIIEARRYGKPMVVYGVSINDDARTFKAKLEEGGVPTYDRLETAAKALSALFQYSRISKSNAQS; encoded by the coding sequence ATGTCCCTTGATGAATTAATAAACCCGAGAAGCGTGGCAATAATCGGCGCCACAGACAGGGAGGGAAGCGTGGGCTTCGAAATAACCAGAAATTTAGTGACTAAATTCAAAGGCAACATTTACCTAGTAAACCCCAGCAAGGGCGAAATAATGGGGCTGAAAGTCTACAGAAGTATTGAGGAGGTGCCCCATGGGGTAGACCTATCAATAATAGTCACACCAGCACACACAGTACCGGAAATAATAAGCCAATGCGTAAACAAGGGTGTTAAGGCGGCGATCATAATAAGCGGCGGATTCAGCGAGGTTGGTGAGGAGGGCGCGAGGCTGGAGAGGGAGGTACTGAGGAGAGCCCAGGGTAGGCTGAGGATACTGGGCCCAAACTGCATAGGGGTTTACAACGCGTATAATGGGCTCGACACCTTCTTCATAAACCCACAAAGAATGGAAAGACCAAAACCAGGCCCAATAGCACTCATAAGCCAAAGCGGCGCAGTGGCCGCAGCAATCCTCGACTGGGCAGCCAGGAGGGGCATTGGAATAGGCTTGGCAGTGAATTACGGAAACAAAATCGACATAAACGAGGCGGAGTTGCTTGAGTACTTTGCCAGGGATCCCAGGGTTAGGGTCATTGTCATGTACATGGAGGGTCTGAAGTACCCAGGAGAGGGTAGGAAACTCATGGAGACCATGAAGAGAATAACCAAGGTAAAGCCCATCGTGGTTTATAAGGCAGGGATAACAAAATCCTCAGGAAGAGCCGTTAAGTCTCACACGGCAGCCCTGGCCGGTAGTTACGAGATGTACAGGGCCATGTTCAGACAGGCAGGCGCGATAGAGGCTAATAATTTAACTGATGCCTTTGACATGGCGAAGGCGCTGGCAACACAACCATTACCAAGGGGTAACAGGGTACTGGTAATAACAGACTCAGGGGGAGCCGGTGTACAGGCCGTGGATAACCTAGAGGCAGTGGGGCTCTCAGTCCCTGAGTTACCGCAGGAAACACAGGAATTACTAAGTAAGGTATTGCCACCATTCGCCGCCAAGTCAAACCCCATAGACCTAACGGGCAGCGCCACTGACGAGATGTACAGGCACGTGATAAACACGGTACTACCCACGGACATGGTGGACATGGCATTAATAATAGCACAAATGCAACTACCAGGAATGACCCCAGGACTGGCAGAGTACATAATAGAGGCCAGGAGGTACGGAAAACCCATGGTGGTCTACGGGGTGAGCATAAACGACGACGCAAGAACCTTCAAGGCAAAACTCGAGGAGGGCGGGGTACCAACCTACGACAGACTAGAAACAGCGGCCAAGGCCCTAAGCGCCCTTTTCCAATACTCCAGGATAAGCAAATCAAATGCGCAATCGTGA